Below is a genomic region from Parageobacillus toebii NBRC 107807.
CTTTACTTTTAAATCCGGAAGTGCTTATTTTAGATGATTCGTTATCAGCGGTGGATGCTAAAACGGAAGAGCGGATTTTGACAGCTTTAAAAGAAAATCGCGGTGGAAAAACGACGATTATTACCGCACATCGGCTTAGCGCGATTCAGCACGCTGATTTAATTCTTGTGTTAGAAGAAGGGTGCATCGCGCAAATGGGAACACACGAAGAACTAATGAGAGAAGGCGGCTGGTACCGCAATATGTATGAACGGCAGCAGCTTGAGTCATTAGTGGAACAGGGAGGGCAAGTATGGAAAATAAATCGTTAACACCAAAAGAACAACGGCAAGTTTTATGGAGATTGTTATCGTACATGAAATTATACAAACAAGATACCATGCTTGCCTTTATATTGCTTGTGCTGGCAACGGCCGGAGAACTCATCGGACCGTATTTAGTGAAAATATTTATCGACGATTATTTAACACCGCAGCGCCTTGATTTTGAGCCACTATTTTGGCTTTCGGCAGCATATATCGGTGTTTTGCTCCTTAAAACGATCATTTCCTACTTTCAACTCGTTAAATTTCAAGAACTGGCGTTAAAGGTTATCCAGGCGCTAAGGATGGACGTGTTTACGAAAGTGCACGAGCTCGGGATGCGCTATTTTGATCAGACGCCAGGCGGAAGCATTGTGTCACGCGTGACGAACGATACGGAAGCGATCAAAGACATGTTTGTTAGTGTACTTGCCGCTTTTATTCAAAATGGCGTATTTGTGATTGGCGTATTTATTGCGATGTTTGCGTTAAACGTACAACTAGCCGTATATTGTTTATTTATCTTGCCGGTTATTATTTGGATTATGAAATTGTATCGTCATTACAGCTCGATTTTTTATAAAGACATGCGTGAACGTCTCAGCGAATTAAATGCGAAACTAAACGAATCGTTGCAAGGGATGGCAGTTATTCAAGTGTTTCGCCAGCAAAAACGGCTTCGCGAAGAATTCTCGCAAATTAACGACAAACATTACGCCGCAGGCATGAAAAATATTAAAATCGACGGTTTGTTATTGCGTCCTGCGATCGATTTCGTTTACATCGTATCGATTATGGTTGTTCTTAGCTTTTTTGGAATTTCCGCGATGGAAAGCCCGGTGGAGATCGGGGTGTTGTATGCGTTTGTCAACTATTTGGAGCGTTTTTTTGAACCAGTGACGCAAATGATGATGCGTCTTTCCCTATATCAGCAGGCAATCGTTTCCGCTTCACGCGTATTTGCGCTTCTTGATCATGAAGAGTTGGCGCCGAAGAACGCGGAAAAATCGAAAGCATCGATTACAGAAGGTAAGATTGAGTTTCGCGATGTTAGTTTTTCGTATGACGGAAAACGGGATGTGCTCAAGCATATTTCGTTTGCCGCCAAACCAGGTGAGACCGTTGCGCTTGTTGGTCATACCGGCAGCGGAAAAAGCTCGATTATTAATTTGTTAATGCGGTTTTACGAATTTGACCGCGGTGATATTCTCATTGATGGTGTATCGATTCGCGATTACACGAAGGAAGAGCTCCGTAAAAATATCGGCCTCGTTCTACAAGATCCATTTTTGTTTTATGGAACCATTAAAGACAACATTCGCATGTACAACCAATCTTTAACGGATGAACAGGTGAAAAGCGCTGCTCGTTTCGTGCAGGCGGACTCATTTATTGAAAAACTTCCGGACAAATACGATCACAAAGTAGTAGAAAGAGGATCTACTTTTTCTAGTGGGCAGCGGCAGTTAATTTCGTTTGCCCGAACCATTGCGGCAAATCCAAAAATACTCGTATTGGATGAAGCGACTGCCAATATCGATACAGAAACAGAAGAAGCGATCCAAGAAGCGCTCGCAAAAATGCGGAAAGGTCGAACGACGATTGCGATTGCCCACCGTCTTTCCACGATTCAAGATGCTGACCAAATTCTCGTCCTTCATCGCGGGGAAATTGTGGAGAGGGGAACACATCAAGAGTTGCTAGCACAAAAAGGGTTATATTATAAAATGTATTTATTGCAAAACGGACTAATAGATGTCGAAGAATATGCGTAAAAAAGCGCTTCTCACGCTATGGACGAGGAGCGCTTTTTTGCTTATAGTTTTGTTTGTTATACGTGTTTAAAAGTGAATCAAGCTCCCGGCTCACTTGAATCGTCACGGTTGAGTTCAATCCATTTTTTGCGACTGCTTCAATCAATTCCATCCGCTTTTTTTCAATTAAAATTAAAATGTCTTTGTTCGGCACAGAGGAACAAGTCCTTTCTTTTAAAATTTTTACAGGTGTATTGTATACTATTTTACCAATAAATTCAAAAGAGCAAAATTGAAAAAGAAAAAAGCATGGTTGTTCATAGGTTACTAATAATGATATTTTTGCTACAATAAAAATAAAAAATCAAGTAGGAGTTGAAAAAAATGGCCGATGTCAATCTATTTTTAGCATTTGGTGCCGGCTTTTTATCGTTTATTTCTCCGTGTTGTCTGCCTTTATACCCGGCGTTTTTATCGTATATCACCGGCATATCGGTGAGTGAGCTGAAGACGGAGAACGCGTTGATGCAGCGGCGAAGTTTATTGCATACATTATTTTTCTTGCTCGGTTTTTCTCTTATATTCATTTCGATTGGATTCGGAACGTCGCTTATTGGGAAATGGTTTAGTGAATACCAAGATTTTATACGGCAAATCGGTGCGCTTCTCATTATTATTTTTGGCCTTGTGATTGTCGGAATATGGAACCCGGCTTTTTTAATGAAAGATCGTCGTTTTTTCGTTTCAAGAGCGGCCTTCTGGCTACATCGGCTCGATCATCATTGGCATGGCTTTTGCGGCTGGTTGGACTCCGTGCACTGGCCCGATTTTGGTGTCGGTCATTGCACTGGCGGCGACAAACCCAAGTTCTGGAATGCTATATATGCTTGCTTATTCGTTGGGGTTTGCCGTTCCGTTTTTTATTCTTTCGTTTTTTATCGGAAAGCTGCAATGGATCCGTCGCCACAGTGAAAAAATGATGAAAATCGGCGGTTATGTGATGATTGCAATGGGTGTTGTTCTGTTTTTTGACTGGATGACAAAAATTATTACGTATACGACAAGTATTTTTGGAGGATTCACCGGCTTTTAAATTAGTTTGTTATTAAGGGGAGTAAAGGAGTCATGGCAAAAATTCTCATTGTTGATGATGCAAAATTTATGAGAATGACGTTATCCACCATTTTGAAAAAAGCGAACCATGAAATTATTGGAGAAGCGGAAAACGGGAAAGAGGCAGTGGAACTGTATCAGAGATTAAAACCGGATATCGTCATGATGGATATTACGATGCCTGTGATGAATGGGATCGAAGCTGTGCGTGCGATCAAACAAGAAGATGCAAATGCGAAAATTATTATGTGTTCAGCAATGGGGCAGCGGCGCATGGTTGTAGAGGCGATCGAAGCAGGAGCGGCTGATTTTATTGTGAAGCCGTTTGAAGAAAGCCGCGTGATCGAAGCGGTGGAGTGTTTATTATAAGCAATATGCATATGCAAGATTTGTTGCTTTTTGTTATAATACATTATCATACACTTGAATGAAGAGGATGATGTGTTTGGCTATCGTAAGTTCGATCGTTGCAGTATTCATGGCATTGCTCGTTTTGTTTGTGAGGATGAAAGCATCGAATAAACCGACAAACGCCAAAAAAATTATTTTACCTCCAATATTTATGAGCACAGGGGCTTTGATGTTTATCGACCCAGTATTTCGCGTAACGAAAGGAGAACTGATTGAGGCGGTTGTTTTAGGAGCATTTTTTTCCATCTTCTTAATTAAAACGTCGAAATTTGAAATCATAAATGGAAAAATTTACTTAAAGCGTTCGAAAGCGTTTATCTTCATTTTAGTCGGTTTGATTGTCATTCGTCTTGGCTTAAAAACATACTTAGGAAGAACCATTGACTATCGCCAATTAAGCGGGATGTTTTATTTGCTTGCTTTTTCAATGATTGTGCCGTGGCGTGTTGCAATGTATATTACGTATAAAAAATTAGAACGGCGTTTAAAACACCAACCGCCCATTTTAATAACATAAAATAAGAGAAAAAAGCGGGAGATGCGTCCCGCTTTTTTCTTGCAATCAGCTTATTTGCTTTGCAGCAAATGTTCATAAGGAGCGATATTAATTTGTTTTTCTTTTAATGTTTTTATTAAAAATTTATGGTCGCGTTTTGGGGTTGCTATAATGTAACCGCGAATAATTAAATCTTTTGTAATTCGAGAAGCGTTTTCTTGAAGCGCGAGTTCCCCGATTTTTCCAGCAATTTTTTGCCGAGCGACATCGCGAAACAATTCAGGAACCGGTTTTACTAATTCCTCTAAAAGCGCCTTTTCTTCTTCTCCCCATAAATGCCGTGTCTGCTCAATATAATATTCCTGCCAATCTAGTTCCGATTTCCCATCTTCTTTTGGCAGCCGTTTTAAAAATTTGCGAAACATAAAAAAACCACCGATCGACATGGTGACAAGCAAAAAAACGCTCCAAAACAATATAAACCAAAGAAACCAACCTTTTAGCATCATTCCCACCTCAACGAATTCCAATCTATCAACCATTATTGCGAAAAAAGCGGTTTTTGGCAAGATAAGCATGTTTTTATCACATTGTTACGAAAATGTAATGCAAATGTAAAGAAATGCCGCAATCCTTTATGTGTCAATAGCTGGACTATTGTTATAGCAGTCAAATGGAAATAGAAACCAGTGATATGTATCTATAAACATGCTAATCTATTACAAGCAGACGACAAACCAAAAGGCAACTATGAG
It encodes:
- a CDS encoding ABC transporter ATP-binding protein, whose product is MENKSLTPKEQRQVLWRLLSYMKLYKQDTMLAFILLVLATAGELIGPYLVKIFIDDYLTPQRLDFEPLFWLSAAYIGVLLLKTIISYFQLVKFQELALKVIQALRMDVFTKVHELGMRYFDQTPGGSIVSRVTNDTEAIKDMFVSVLAAFIQNGVFVIGVFIAMFALNVQLAVYCLFILPVIIWIMKLYRHYSSIFYKDMRERLSELNAKLNESLQGMAVIQVFRQQKRLREEFSQINDKHYAAGMKNIKIDGLLLRPAIDFVYIVSIMVVLSFFGISAMESPVEIGVLYAFVNYLERFFEPVTQMMMRLSLYQQAIVSASRVFALLDHEELAPKNAEKSKASITEGKIEFRDVSFSYDGKRDVLKHISFAAKPGETVALVGHTGSGKSSIINLLMRFYEFDRGDILIDGVSIRDYTKEELRKNIGLVLQDPFLFYGTIKDNIRMYNQSLTDEQVKSAARFVQADSFIEKLPDKYDHKVVERGSTFSSGQRQLISFARTIAANPKILVLDEATANIDTETEEAIQEALAKMRKGRTTIAIAHRLSTIQDADQILVLHRGEIVERGTHQELLAQKGLYYKMYLLQNGLIDVEEYA
- a CDS encoding aspartyl-phosphate phosphatase Spo0E family protein, which encodes MPNKDILILIEKKRMELIEAVAKNGLNSTVTIQVSRELDSLLNTYNKQNYKQKSAPRP
- a CDS encoding response regulator, giving the protein MAKILIVDDAKFMRMTLSTILKKANHEIIGEAENGKEAVELYQRLKPDIVMMDITMPVMNGIEAVRAIKQEDANAKIIMCSAMGQRRMVVEAIEAGAADFIVKPFEESRVIEAVECLL
- a CDS encoding CcdC family protein, whose protein sequence is MCLAIVSSIVAVFMALLVLFVRMKASNKPTNAKKIILPPIFMSTGALMFIDPVFRVTKGELIEAVVLGAFFSIFLIKTSKFEIINGKIYLKRSKAFIFILVGLIVIRLGLKTYLGRTIDYRQLSGMFYLLAFSMIVPWRVAMYITYKKLERRLKHQPPILIT
- a CDS encoding DUF2621 domain-containing protein, which encodes MLKGWFLWFILFWSVFLLVTMSIGGFFMFRKFLKRLPKEDGKSELDWQEYYIEQTRHLWGEEEKALLEELVKPVPELFRDVARQKIAGKIGELALQENASRITKDLIIRGYIIATPKRDHKFLIKTLKEKQINIAPYEHLLQSK